Within the Nerophis ophidion isolate RoL-2023_Sa linkage group LG01, RoL_Noph_v1.0, whole genome shotgun sequence genome, the region AAAGATCAAAGTTGATATTTCCCTTCGGCGACTTTTTGAGCGCATCCAAAGTTTCCCAACGTTGACGCTTGCTGGACATGTGGAACGACGTAAAGGGTGTCAAAAGACAAATAAAAGGTGAAAAAGCAGGCAGACGTCGTGTATCCGCGAGAGATAAGTTGTATCTTCTTCTATTTtgccgttttttattttttaaacgcgctttttcttcttcttttctgaCGGGTTGCAGCCGCCAGTACTTTCGGTACAGAAAGTGCATAGCGCCACCTACTGTACTGGAGTATGTCATTAGGCATGATCTCCTATTATACTTTATTATTCATATCCATCTATATcgctctctatctatctatccctccctatgtatgtaaatacatcaATTGCTCTCTTTCTCTCTATCCATCAATTTCTCTCTATCTATTGTCTATAGCGTAGATTTTCTTCCTCCTGTTCCTTCTCAAGTAcaggtgtgtaaatatgtgtttagttgctaaactttaattgtctattgatcaaaaatgcacatcaatgaaggagataaataaataaaaaaaggaaaaattaattTCTCTCCCTCTCTATGTATCCATCTAACTTTGTCTGTCGTTCTTTTATGTCttgtatgtctgtctgtctgcctgTCTTTTATGTCTCTTTTATGTCAGTCTGTCTTTTATGTCTGTATGTCTTTTATGTCAGTCCGTCTTTTACGTCTCTTTTATGTCTGTCTGCTTTTATGTCTGTCTGTCCTTTATGTATTTTGTCAGTCTGTCTTTTATGTCAGTCTGTATTTCATGTCTGAATGGCTGTCTTTAATGTCTGTCTGTCTTTTATGTCTGTCCGTCTTTTACGTCTCTTTTATGTCTGTCTTTTATGTCTGTTTGTCATTTATGTCAGTCTGTCTTTTAATGTCGGTCTGTCTGTTGTCTGTCTTTTATGTCTTATTTATCCGTCTGTCTTCTATGTCAGTCCGTCTTTTACGTCTCTTTTATGTCAGTCTGTCTTTTACGTCTCTTTTATGTCAGTCTGTCTTTTAATGTCAGTCCGTCTTTTAATGCCAGTCTGTCTGTTGTCTGTCTTTTATGTCTTATATGTCAGTCTGTCTTTTATGTCTGCATGTCTTTCATGTCTGCGTCTGTTTTTTTATGTCCGTCCGTCTTTTATGTCTGTCTGTCCTTTACGTCAGTCTTTTAACTTTTATGTCTGTATGTTTCTCATGTCTGTGTCTGTTTTTAATGTCTGTCTGTCTTTTATGCCAGTCTTTTAACTTTTAAGTCTGTCCGTCTTTCATGTCTGTCAGTCTGTCTCTTATGTCTGTCCGTACATCTTTTATGTCAGTCTTTTAACTTTTATGTCTGTATGTTTTTCATGTCTGTGTCTGTTTTTAATGTCTGTCTGTCTTTTATGTCTGTGTGTCATTTATGTCAGTCTGTCTGTTGTGTCTTACATGTCCGTCTGTCTTTTACATCTCTTTTATGTCAGTCTGTCTTTTAATGTCAGTCTGTCTGTTGTCTGTCTTTTATGTCTGATATGTCAGTCTGTCTTTTATGTCTGTATGTCTTTCATGTCTGTATGTCTTTCATGTCTGTGTCTGTTTTTTTATGTCCGTCCGTCTTTTATGTCTGTCTGTCCTTTATGTCGGTCTTTTAACTTTTATGTCTGTATGTTTTTCATGTCTGTGTCTGTTTTTAATGTCTGTCTGTCTTTTATGTTTTATGTCTTTTAACTTTTAAGTCTGTCCGTCTTTCATGTCTGTCAGTCtgcctgtctctctctctctatataaaaaaataataataaaaaataaaaacaatatttagaaaAGAACTTACGACACACAAGACGGCGGCTGTTGCACGGATTACTCACAATCCTTCGCGAACGGAAACCCATATACAGCGGTTACGGTAAAAGAGATCGagcagtcaaaataaattgcatgattaatctaaaTGCGTTCAAAATTAATGCAACAATTATTTTCGTGAGTAATCACGTTATTTTTGGCAGACctttgcatatttttggacatTTGTTCTGTTTCTGCCTACTGATGATGGTAAATTGTGTTATATAAGTGATCCAACCGTTTTGTTTTGTAAACCGTTGCCATTTCCATTCACACATCTTATGTTGCAGCTGACAAAGATCGTATATGATCATAATAATCCACTCTTTTTTATTTACTGGATGCCAAGGGTGGTTAAAAAGACACTTTGGACGAGGAGTGTGGCACAAAGTCAACTTCTGTCCAGAGAAAGTCAACTTTAAATAAAAGCATGGGCAGTTTGCCCAAGTTAAGAAACATTAAGTTAAATTCAGATAGATAGACTTACCTCACCCCTCTCCGACCAAAAAAGATCAAAGTTGATATTTCCCTTCGGCGACTTTTTGAGCGCATCCAAAGTTTCCCAACGTTGACGCTTGCTGGACATGTGGAACGACGTAAAGGGTGTCAAAAGACAAATAAAAGGTGAAAAAGCAGGCAGACGTCGTGTATCCGCGAGAGATAAGTTGTATCTTCTTCTACTTTGcctgatttttcttttttaaatgcgcttcttcttcttttctggCGGGTTGCAGTACTTTCGGTACAAAAGGTGCATAGCGCCACCTACTGTACTGGAGTATAACATTATGTATGATCTCCTATTATACTTTATTATTCATATCtatcagggcagcacggtggtacagcgGTTAGTGCTTCTCCAGCCTCACTCTGTAGCGCTTTGACTGCTCTTCTTTTCCTTCATCCTAAATGCTTTCTTtatttttaccaccgtgttacatggcctttattcctttgaacaacactcagtaaacgtttgggaactgaaaatACGCATTTTTTaagtgcttgatgtacagcttaagtctcctttctgctattttaggcttcatattgcaccatacattttcaatgggagacaggtctggactacaggcaggccagtctagtacccgcgcactctatgaagccatgctgttgtaacacgtggcttggcattatcttgctgaaataagcaggggcgtccatgataacgttgcttggatggcaaaatatgttgatccaaaacctgtatgtacctttcagcattaaatggtgccttcacagatgtgtaagttagccatgccttgggcactaatacactcccataccatcacagatgctggcttttgaactttgcgcctagaacagtccggatggttcttttcctctttgttccggaggccGAGCACGGCCgtcgctgccgctcactgctcccctcacctcccggggctGGACCaaggggaatgggtcaaatgcagagggtaatttcccccaaatctagtgtgtgtgtgactatttactttattttacttacatgacgtccacggtttccaaaaacaatttgaaatgtggactcgtcagaccacagaacacttttacactttgcatcagttcatcttagatgagttcgggggTCCATTAAAGCCGGCGacgcttctgggtgttgttgataaatggctttacacagtagagttttaacttacacttacagatgtagcgactgtagttactgacagtggttttctgaagtgttgctgcgcccatgtggtgatatcctttacacgccgatgtcgcttttttgacgcagtaccgcctgaggtatcgaaggtccgtaataacatggcttatgtgcagtgatttctccagattctctgaaacttttgatgatattacgcggcgtagatggtgaaatccctaaattccttgcaatagctggttgacaaatgttgtttttaaacaatttgctcacacatttgttgacaaagtggtgaccctcgccccagccttgtttgtgaatggctgagcatttcatggaagctgcttttatacccaatcatgttccCAATTAATctgttcaccagtgggatgttccaaataagtgtttgatgtgcattcctcatCATTTTCAGTCTatcttgccacttgtgccagcttttttgaaacatgttgcaggcatcaaattccaaatgagctgtttTTCCATTTTGAACATTAACTATTTTGTCTGTGGACTCCATTCAAttggatataagttgaaaaggatttgaaaatcatcgtattccgtttttatttaccatttacacaacgtgacaacttcagtTTTTGGGGTTTATATTCACTTCTATGTCTGTAAGTCCACTTGGAAATGATCAGTTTTCAAATGTCCACCAaacgaataaaataaaaattaagagaGAATACTTGAATTGTTTACAAGTGTATTCCTGAACAAACCTGAAGTCATACTATCTCTGTTATATAAGAGTAGAGATTCCGGAAAGGAATTTTTCATTTTCCATAAATCATTCGGGATACAAAAAAACAAGCGTGCCTCTAGCAAACAGACTTTATTAAAGgcaaatacaaataaggtaaAAAGAGACGTATCAAACACTTTTGTAAAtgaaatctgtacagcagatgtgATTTGTCTGACAGGACCGACATCCTGcatcttcatttgctgctgctgtacTCACCAACACattataagagaatctttcatcacacacactgcaactcacactttttctccggtgtgtgtttttatgtgtgtcATCAAATTCCCTTTCTGAGTGAATCTCTTATTACAAACTAAACACGTGtacggtttttctccagtgtgtattctcatgtgtgttttcaaacttTTCTTCATAGGGAATCTTTTACTGCAAACTGAGCACAggaatggtttttctccagtgtgcattCTCATGTGTACATTCAAACTTTCCTTTACAGAGAATCTTTTACTACAAACTGAGCACAGGaatggtttttctccggtgtgcatTCTCATGTGTACATTCAAACTTTCCTTTACAGAGAATCTTTTACTACAAACTGAGCACAGGaatggtttttctccggtgtgcgttctcatgtgtacgTTCAAACTTTCCTTTAAAGAGAATCTTTTACTACAAACTGAGCACGGgaatgttttttctccagtgtgcattctcatgtgtactttcaaatattccTTTCGTGTGAAGCTTTTACTGCAAACtgagcacatgaatggtttttctccagtgtgcgttctcatgtgtgttttcagatgACATGGGTATTTAAACGTTTTGTCACAGTAAGAGCACTTCAAGcgtttgttgtcagtgtgaggTGTCACGTCGGCTTTaaagtcttcatcatcagtgtcatcatcttcttcatcatcatcatcatcatcagtgtcaggagagtgtgatgTTAACTCCTCATTATCTGATAGTGGAGCGAAGGGCTTGtttgcttgtgatcctccacagtggtctccatcagcttctgttgtcatgtgtggaTTTGGAGGCTCCACTTCTTCCTTCTCCACACCTTCACCCTCACCATCTTCCCTCTTCACAAtgacaacctcctccagtccttcaagatgctctccgtCTTGACTCAtgttgtgttcctcctcttcctttttttgAGGGGGTTTGTGGCTCATCCTTTTAATTTTTAAGGTAGCTGGGCTGTGACTTTTTCTCTCCAACATCGGGGAATCTGGCAccttttcttcctcttctttaaTGTGAGGGTGCTGTGGATCCTCCCCTTCCTCCTTAACACGCTTGGGCTCCTCTCCTTCCTCATTCCATTCAATGTGAATGAGCTGTGGCTCCTTAATGTCCTCTTTAAGGCAAGGGGGTTGTGGGTACTCCTCATCTCTCTTAGTTTGTGTTGGCTGTGCCGCTTCCTGCTCCATCCTGGAAGACCACTCCAGCTGCTCAGGAAGATTTTCTTCAAAGCCGTCTGCCGGATACAAGAAAACCAACAAACGCTTTAGCGAAGTCCAGCTTTAGTCAATGAAATAATACCTTGTGTTCAACAGTATATGTTCTGATAATGTCTTGGAGCATCTTATCAGTCGCCACGTTGACATTCAATATGTCATAGCCGTACCTTACATCAGTGTTAACAGAAGTAATAAAATAAGTCatgaaaaaatgacaaaataaccTGAGTAGTAAAGCCTTACATACAAGGAAGAGAGTTTCTCTTACAACCAAAGGACAAAACAGATACAGGATACAAAGAGTTTTTACGGAATATTGTGCAAATCTTTGAGGGAATACAGTCTGGGCGAATTAAAAAGGacattaaacacacaaaaaaaagaaagaacagaaagagaaagaagagcaaaggaaccaaaaagaaaaaggaaaaaggaaaatccatcaatccatccatccatttcctaccggggtcgctggagcctatctcagctgcattggggcggaaggaaCATGTGGGAGCCATTTAGGTATGCTTTTTTTTGGGTGAGTCTAGTTTATTTTGCTTTAGTTTGGTGAGCTGTATTCTTTTTGACCCGTGGTGGCTGTAGGGCTGGGCATTATGAACCgaaattgatttttttatccCGAACGGTGACATTCAATATATACTGGTATCTTAAACACAACCTGCAAAGTGCTTAAGGTTGCCTAAGTGTTTTATGGCAGTATAACCACTGCTGGAAGTACTCAGATTGTTTTTGTTGTAAGTAGTAACATGTTGCTTATTCTTAGACAGTAATTAGTTCGCTGTGTCTTTGTCAAAATAGATATTGTTAGTTTTGTTCATTAACTTTAGGTTAATAGCTTCATGCTTGTGCGCGGGGGGACAGATGGAGCTTCTACTCGCTCACTGCGGTGAAAGCCGCTTGGCTGTTCAGTTTGAAACTACTGTCAGAATTAAATATGTTTAAGTGTTCTTACttaatccatagtcatgtttgAATCAGCTAATGTGTGCTTTCTCGTGACCTCCTTGCTTTTACCTCatgtccgctagtaaactctttgttttgtctCAAGGGTTCTTGTTTGGTGGCTCACAGAGCTGTTTTGGCCAGCTCCTTTTCTGTTTTGAAGTAGCAGCCGTGCTCCTTTAAGGGTGGGAGGGGGATTTATGACGTATTATGatgtaatcttcctttttcattgtcccatttaaagcagaagttccattggcagcaaaaccggCCCAGAGCATATTACTACCACCTGGATTAACGTTGTGAGGAACGCGCATGGCTGCAATTTCTTGGGACCTCAAGATGCAGGAACCGAGAGAGGGACGAGGTGGTAAGATGATTTTATTATCATCgacataaataaaaacagtctTGCATGTAAACGTTCCACAACATAAAGTGATCTTCGAGACAAGGCCTATATTGGACacgctgattggcagcaggtgtggaccgcctgccaatcaacggcaggtgAGTGATCAAACAGTGCTCcgagacaaacaggaaatggaacgaaataagagcactgatgagaaaaacaaggaaacaaacagaaatgaggtgacagatcgtcacaaaaGGCCTCAATttctctcctccaaacatattgctgggtattgtggccaaacagctcaatttttgtttcgtcTGACTACAGAAATTGAAACAAaagttgagctgtttggccacaatacccagcaatatgtttggaggagagaaggtgaggcctttaatttttaggaacaccatccctaccgttaAGCAAGGTGGTggaagtattatgctctgggcttgttttgctgccaacgggactgctgctttacagagagtaaacgggacaatgaaaaaggaggaattacttccaaattcttcaggacaacctaaattcATCAGCCGGGAGGTTGGGtcctgggcgcagttgggtgttccaacaggacaatgaccccaaacacatgtcaaaagtggtaaaggaatggctaaatcaggctagaacgaATGTTTTAGAAAGATCTTCacaaagtcctgacttgaacgtgtggacaatgcttaagaaacaagtccatgtcagaaaaccaacacatttagctgaactgcaccaattttgtcaagaggagtggtcaaaaattcaatcagaagtttgtggatggctaccaaaagtgccttattgcagagaaacttgccaagggacatgtaagcaaatattaacattgctgtatgtatacttttgacccagcagatttttgCTCACATTTACAGTAAACCCACAAtaatttcataaaagaaccaaacttcatgaatgttttgtgtgaccaacaagtatcactctatcacaaaaaaaataagagttgtagaaatgattggaaactcaagacaaccttTACAtgttgttctttacaagtgaccacaactgtatatattgtcTGCTCTGGTGTCGTTCTCACAATGACCACTAGCCGGCAGTGTTCTGTGGTGACTAAGTTGTCTGTCCTAACTATCAAGAAAGAACAAGTCCTGTTAAGAGCCTCAGCGAGTTTAAAACGCGAGGACTGCTGTCAACACATCTCTGCTTACAAAtataaagttactaaacatgtgagagtaagaagtaaacaaacctgttctcggcagctttttaaaaacagcgtccagtagttgacgttgtcgctccttctcctctttggtTCGGGAAAGTTCCTCTTCGTACTCTGTTATCGTTCTTtccaacactacaaatatttcttccacAGCCTCATTTAGTCGCTGATTCACCAACAATCTCAACATTTGTACTTTACACATTTTCTccgcttagcgatgtgttgattaACTTCCGCGGCTAGcacgctaagctaactagcgagctaagctagcCTGAAAAGCTTCCGTTCACCGAGGCGACTTTATCCTGACAcgaaaaatgaacaaaaatgtaGTTAGTCGTGCGATAAACAAATAAGTAGAAAGCTATAAAAGCAGGAATGACCATAAAGATATAAACCACACTGTGTTGCTTGTCTCTAAACGAGTGCTCGGCCTACCGGAAGCGGCTCAGTAAGCGCATGCGCAAGGACGACGTACTTTTATTCGGTGTTTGGCGTTCTTAATggcgcattaccgccacctactgttgCGGAGTGGGGGTCAGACGTGACAATCTCATCCCCAGTCCACCTGAAACAATATGTCAATAAAACGAAACAACTCAAATTGTTACAGGCatagaccatgaattgattaacgtggaccccgacttaaacgagttgaaaaacttattggggtgttaccatttagtggtcaattgtacggaatatgtactgaactgtgcaatctactaataaaagtatcaatcaatcaatcaatcaaagctatgtttggggcggtatagctcggttggtagagtggccgtgccagcaacttgaggattgcaggttcgattcccgcttccgccatcctagtcactggcgttgcgtccttgggcaagacactttacccacctgctcccagtgccacccacactggtttaaatgtaacttagatattgggtttcactatgtaaagcgctttgagtcattagagaaaagcgctatataaatataattcacttcacctgtgGGAGGGGGAGCACAATGACAGAGGTTGGGTTttttctttcaatcaatcaatgaatgtttacttatatagccctgaatcactagcgtctcaaagggctgcacaaaccacaacatgaaccactacgacatcctcggtaggcccacataagggcaaggaaaactcacacccagtgggacgtcggtgacaatgatgactatgagaaccttggagaggaggaaagcaatggatgtcgagcgggtctaacatgatactgtgaaagttcgatccataatggatccaacacagtcgcgagggtccagtccaaagcggatccaacatcgGCAACAAACATGACatcacaccatacttgccaaccttgagacctccgatttcaggaggtgggaggtgtgtgtgtgtgtgtgtgtgtgtgaattatatttatatagcgcttttctgtagtgactcaaagcgctttacatagtgaccagtgtgggtggcactgggagcaggtgggtaaagtgtcttgcccaaggacacaacggcagtgactaggatgacggaagcgggaatcgaacctgcaaccctcaaattgctggcacggccgctctaccaaccgagctatgccacgacaggtgattagataaaaaggcccaggtgggccaactacgcacctgtcgctgatttcgaggccggtcctggtaaCATCCCGCTTTgttgcaggcccacaggccacgccccctccacaattaacttcagaataacaatgttaatacaaagaataagagacctaatatactctggaaatgttggtcttacttaaaaatgcacgcgtttagttgtgttcagtgtttaaaaaaatattatgtggctcttagggaaatacatttaaaaatatttggcttattggctctctcagacaaaaaaggttcccgatccctggGCCAGCGGgaaactcatctggtccttacgggtttttcagaccaccaagcactgacatgagagcctgttttaggg harbors:
- the LOC133550103 gene encoding zinc finger protein 37-like, translating into MCKVQMLRLLVNQRLNEAVEEIFVVLERTITEYEEELSRTKEEKERQRQLLDAVFKKLPRTDGFEENLPEQLEWSSRMEQEAAQPTQTKRDEEYPQPPCLKEDIKEPQLIHIEWNEEGEEPKRVKEEGEDPQHPHIKEEEEKVPDSPMLERKSHSPATLKIKRMSHKPPQKKEEEEHNMSQDGEHLEGLEEVVIVKREDGEGEGVEKEEVEPPNPHMTTEADGDHCGGSQANKPFAPLSDNEELTSHSPDTDDDDDDEEDDDTDDEDFKADVTPHTDNKRLKCSYCDKTFKYPCHLKTHMRTHTGEKPFMCSVCSKSFTRKEYLKVHMRMHTGEKTFPCSVCSKRFSLKESLNVHMRTHTGEKPFLCSVCSKRFSVKESLNVHMRMHTGEKPFLCSVCSKRFSVKESLNVHMRMHTGEKPFLCSVCSKRFPMKKSLKTHMRIHTGEKPYTCLVCNKRFTQKGNLMTHIKTHTGEKV